In Cherax quadricarinatus isolate ZL_2023a chromosome 35, ASM3850222v1, whole genome shotgun sequence, the following are encoded in one genomic region:
- the LOC128695176 gene encoding uncharacterized protein isoform X3: MGGSTLYTEFQLEWAWKPMAAMMNEDKADLVYFIPPLYSSNLVGPAAPRRPSLSRSYTLAAAATERKRRLATRRTKMTSEQIGDTRRDSQMSQMSQMCDRRDSAMSQMSQMCDRRDSAMSQMSQMCDRRDSAMCDRRDSAMCDRRDSHIIPELKEDLICMKDPDTESGIHMGHSREDLPRRSFQSIQEERFPELQRPTFAGRPKVRCTSMKLRPPEKVCEGMRRASDSAAMKSKTLPSIFRLLKPSSYNQKNKHLSREVESRCYGSKKVKRPSIKIYNPPSRLSNRRARSSFSQNEEDDPCVFVSIDPKARESARRLSIAAEQQRAQAAAKALSGDSPKIRHAHLQMVLRLLAQMYEEKVVHQDSEIKSLKSKLQIHDKHLKRMVQMILHLKDEVNKMKNQRIAMTEQMKDIQNGILSVKMGVAGRTGIDV, from the exons ATGGGAGGATCAACATTATATACCGAG TTTCAGCTTGAATGGGCATGGAAGCCAATGGCAGCTATGATGAACGAGGACAAGGCAGACCTTGTCTACTTTATACCTCCTCTCTACAGCTCCAACTTGGTGGGGCCTGCCGCCCCCCGCCGCCCCTCTCTCTCACGCTCCTACACCCTCGCCGCCGCCGCCACAGAAAGGAAGAGGAGACTGGCCACAAGACGAACTAAAATGACCAGTGAGCAGATAGGCGATACTAGAAGAGACAGCCAGATGAGTCAGATGAGCCAGATGTGTGACAGGAGAGATAGCGCAATGAGCCAGATGAGTCAGATGTGTGACAGGAGAGATAGCGCAATGAGCCAGATGAGTCAGATGTGTGATAGGAGAGATAGCGCCATGTGTGACAGGAGAGATAGCGCAATGTGCGACAGGAGAGATAGTCATATCATACCTGAGTTAAAGGAAGACCTGATCTGCATGAAAGATCCCGACACTGAGAGTGGCATCCACATGGGCCACTCCCGCGAGGACCTGCCTCGCCGCAGTTTCCAGAGCATCCAGGAAGAGAGATTCCCTGAACTACAGCGACCTACCTTTGCAGGACGTCCTAAAGTTAGGTGCACCTCCATGAAACTCCGGCCTCCCGAGAAGGTCTGCGAGGGAATGAGGCGTGCCTCTGATTCCGCTGCCATGAAATCCAAAACTCTGCCATCGATATTTCGGCTTTTGAAACCATCATCATACAACCAGAAGAACAAGCACCTGAGCAGAGAAGTGGAATCACGCTGCTACGGCAGTAAGAAGGTGAAGAGGCCTTCGATTAAGATTTATAACCCTCCCTCGCGTCTCTCTAATCGACGAGCGAGATCAAGTTTTTCTCAGAATGAAGAAGATGATCCTTGTGTCTTCGTGTCCATAGACCCCAAGGCCAGGGAGTCTGCCCGCCGCTTGTCCATCGCTGCCGAACAACAAAGGGCTCAGGCAGCAGCCAAGGCTTTGTCGGGAGACTCGCCCAAGATACGGCACGCCCATCTGCAGATGGTGCTGCGTCTCTTGGCCCAGATGTACGAGGAGAAGGTTGTCCATCAGGATTCTGAGATCAAAAGCCTGAAGTCAAAGCTGCAGATACACGATAAGCACCTGAAGCGAATGGTACAGATGATCCTTCACTTGAAAGACGAGGTCAATAAGATGAAAAATCAACGGATCGCTATGACTGAACAGATGAAAGACATCCAGAATGGTATTCTCAGTGTCAAAATGGGAGTGGCAGGAAGAACCGGAATAGATGTATAA
- the LOC128695176 gene encoding uncharacterized protein isoform X2, producing MLKFRVTNSTKARRAAEAQRRALEEKFQLEWAWKPMAAMMNEDKADLVYFIPPLYSSNLVGPAAPRRPSLSRSYTLAAAATERKRRLATRRTKMTSEQIGDTRRDSQMSQMSQMCDRRDSAMSQMSQMCDRRDSAMSQMSQMCDRRDSAMCDRRDSAMCDRRDSHIIPELKEDLICMKDPDTESGIHMGHSREDLPRRSFQSIQEERFPELQRPTFAGRPKVRCTSMKLRPPEKVCEGMRRASDSAAMKSKTLPSIFRLLKPSSYNQKNKHLSREVESRCYGSKKVKRPSIKIYNPPSRLSNRRARSSFSQNEEDDPCVFVSIDPKARESARRLSIAAEQQRAQAAAKALSGDSPKIRHAHLQMVLRLLAQMYEEKVVHQDSEIKSLKSKLQIHDKHLKRMVQMILHLKDEVNKMKNQRIAMTEQMKDIQNGILSVKMGVAGRTGIDV from the exons ATGCTCAAGTTCCGGGTGACGAACAGCACAAAGGCCAGGCGGGCAGCCGAGGCACAGAGACGGGCCTTGGAGGAGAAG TTTCAGCTTGAATGGGCATGGAAGCCAATGGCAGCTATGATGAACGAGGACAAGGCAGACCTTGTCTACTTTATACCTCCTCTCTACAGCTCCAACTTGGTGGGGCCTGCCGCCCCCCGCCGCCCCTCTCTCTCACGCTCCTACACCCTCGCCGCCGCCGCCACAGAAAGGAAGAGGAGACTGGCCACAAGACGAACTAAAATGACCAGTGAGCAGATAGGCGATACTAGAAGAGACAGCCAGATGAGTCAGATGAGCCAGATGTGTGACAGGAGAGATAGCGCAATGAGCCAGATGAGTCAGATGTGTGACAGGAGAGATAGCGCAATGAGCCAGATGAGTCAGATGTGTGATAGGAGAGATAGCGCCATGTGTGACAGGAGAGATAGCGCAATGTGCGACAGGAGAGATAGTCATATCATACCTGAGTTAAAGGAAGACCTGATCTGCATGAAAGATCCCGACACTGAGAGTGGCATCCACATGGGCCACTCCCGCGAGGACCTGCCTCGCCGCAGTTTCCAGAGCATCCAGGAAGAGAGATTCCCTGAACTACAGCGACCTACCTTTGCAGGACGTCCTAAAGTTAGGTGCACCTCCATGAAACTCCGGCCTCCCGAGAAGGTCTGCGAGGGAATGAGGCGTGCCTCTGATTCCGCTGCCATGAAATCCAAAACTCTGCCATCGATATTTCGGCTTTTGAAACCATCATCATACAACCAGAAGAACAAGCACCTGAGCAGAGAAGTGGAATCACGCTGCTACGGCAGTAAGAAGGTGAAGAGGCCTTCGATTAAGATTTATAACCCTCCCTCGCGTCTCTCTAATCGACGAGCGAGATCAAGTTTTTCTCAGAATGAAGAAGATGATCCTTGTGTCTTCGTGTCCATAGACCCCAAGGCCAGGGAGTCTGCCCGCCGCTTGTCCATCGCTGCCGAACAACAAAGGGCTCAGGCAGCAGCCAAGGCTTTGTCGGGAGACTCGCCCAAGATACGGCACGCCCATCTGCAGATGGTGCTGCGTCTCTTGGCCCAGATGTACGAGGAGAAGGTTGTCCATCAGGATTCTGAGATCAAAAGCCTGAAGTCAAAGCTGCAGATACACGATAAGCACCTGAAGCGAATGGTACAGATGATCCTTCACTTGAAAGACGAGGTCAATAAGATGAAAAATCAACGGATCGCTATGACTGAACAGATGAAAGACATCCAGAATGGTATTCTCAGTGTCAAAATGGGAGTGGCAGGAAGAACCGGAATAGATGTATAA
- the LOC128695176 gene encoding uncharacterized protein isoform X1 — MLKFRVTNSTKARRAAEAQRRALEEKVGTGEDNMDTDQDNMDTEQDNMDTEEEVGTEEEEEEAGAELEVGAELEAGTEQEAGTAQEAGTEQEAGTEQEAGTEQKEIKEEEFQLEWAWKPMAAMMNEDKADLVYFIPPLYSSNLVGPAAPRRPSLSRSYTLAAAATERKRRLATRRTKMTSEQIGDTRRDSQMSQMSQMCDRRDSAMSQMSQMCDRRDSAMSQMSQMCDRRDSAMCDRRDSAMCDRRDSHIIPELKEDLICMKDPDTESGIHMGHSREDLPRRSFQSIQEERFPELQRPTFAGRPKVRCTSMKLRPPEKVCEGMRRASDSAAMKSKTLPSIFRLLKPSSYNQKNKHLSREVESRCYGSKKVKRPSIKIYNPPSRLSNRRARSSFSQNEEDDPCVFVSIDPKARESARRLSIAAEQQRAQAAAKALSGDSPKIRHAHLQMVLRLLAQMYEEKVVHQDSEIKSLKSKLQIHDKHLKRMVQMILHLKDEVNKMKNQRIAMTEQMKDIQNGILSVKMGVAGRTGIDV, encoded by the exons ATGCTCAAGTTCCGGGTGACGAACAGCACAAAGGCCAGGCGGGCAGCCGAGGCACAGAGACGGGCCTTGGAGGAGAAGGTGGGTACAGGGGAGGATAACATGGATACAGATCAGGATAATATGGATACAGAGCAGGATAATATGGATACAGAGGAGGAGGTGggtacagaggaggaggaggaggaggcgggtgCGGAGCTGGAGGTGGGTGCGGAGCTGGAGGCGGGTACGGAGCAGGAGGCAGGTACGGCGCAGGAGGCGGGTACGGAACAAGAGGCGGGTACGGAACAAGAGGCGGGTACGGAACAGAAAGAGATTAAAGAAGAGGAG TTTCAGCTTGAATGGGCATGGAAGCCAATGGCAGCTATGATGAACGAGGACAAGGCAGACCTTGTCTACTTTATACCTCCTCTCTACAGCTCCAACTTGGTGGGGCCTGCCGCCCCCCGCCGCCCCTCTCTCTCACGCTCCTACACCCTCGCCGCCGCCGCCACAGAAAGGAAGAGGAGACTGGCCACAAGACGAACTAAAATGACCAGTGAGCAGATAGGCGATACTAGAAGAGACAGCCAGATGAGTCAGATGAGCCAGATGTGTGACAGGAGAGATAGCGCAATGAGCCAGATGAGTCAGATGTGTGACAGGAGAGATAGCGCAATGAGCCAGATGAGTCAGATGTGTGATAGGAGAGATAGCGCCATGTGTGACAGGAGAGATAGCGCAATGTGCGACAGGAGAGATAGTCATATCATACCTGAGTTAAAGGAAGACCTGATCTGCATGAAAGATCCCGACACTGAGAGTGGCATCCACATGGGCCACTCCCGCGAGGACCTGCCTCGCCGCAGTTTCCAGAGCATCCAGGAAGAGAGATTCCCTGAACTACAGCGACCTACCTTTGCAGGACGTCCTAAAGTTAGGTGCACCTCCATGAAACTCCGGCCTCCCGAGAAGGTCTGCGAGGGAATGAGGCGTGCCTCTGATTCCGCTGCCATGAAATCCAAAACTCTGCCATCGATATTTCGGCTTTTGAAACCATCATCATACAACCAGAAGAACAAGCACCTGAGCAGAGAAGTGGAATCACGCTGCTACGGCAGTAAGAAGGTGAAGAGGCCTTCGATTAAGATTTATAACCCTCCCTCGCGTCTCTCTAATCGACGAGCGAGATCAAGTTTTTCTCAGAATGAAGAAGATGATCCTTGTGTCTTCGTGTCCATAGACCCCAAGGCCAGGGAGTCTGCCCGCCGCTTGTCCATCGCTGCCGAACAACAAAGGGCTCAGGCAGCAGCCAAGGCTTTGTCGGGAGACTCGCCCAAGATACGGCACGCCCATCTGCAGATGGTGCTGCGTCTCTTGGCCCAGATGTACGAGGAGAAGGTTGTCCATCAGGATTCTGAGATCAAAAGCCTGAAGTCAAAGCTGCAGATACACGATAAGCACCTGAAGCGAATGGTACAGATGATCCTTCACTTGAAAGACGAGGTCAATAAGATGAAAAATCAACGGATCGCTATGACTGAACAGATGAAAGACATCCAGAATGGTATTCTCAGTGTCAAAATGGGAGTGGCAGGAAGAACCGGAATAGATGTATAA